From a region of the Cucumis sativus cultivar 9930 chromosome 6, Cucumber_9930_V3, whole genome shotgun sequence genome:
- the LOC101223217 gene encoding uncharacterized protein LOC101223217 isoform X2, whose translation MRKRDLAILMLSAFAIFFSLQHEGDFSFREAWMHLTDEYPIKYEGDRLPPPVVADLNGDGKKEVLVATHDAKILVLEPHSRRVDEGFSHARVLTEASLLPAKVRISSGRRPVAMATGVIDRHPRQGQPVTQVLVVVTSGWSVLCFDHNLNKLWEANLQEDFPHNAHHREIAISITNYTLKHGDSGLIIVGGRMEMQSHIFMDPFEEIGIAEKNAEQHRRSATEKEASENSGSIDLRHFAFYAFAGRSGLPRWSRKNENIEAHSSDASQLIPQHNYKLDVHSLNARHPGEFECREFRESILGVMPHHWDRREDTVLELAHFRRHKRKALKKTSGKSVNYPFHKPEENHPPGKDSSKRIPKIIGTAANIAGSAKTKKPLPYVPTITNYTKLWWLPNVVVAHQKEGIEALHLASGRTICKLHLQEGGLHADINGDGVLDHVQAVGGNGAERTVVSGSMEVIQPCWAVATSGVPVREQLFNASICHFSPFNYFQHGELSRFGRTPDMASLEVATPILISRKDGHRHRKGSHGDVVFLTNRGEVTSYSPGLHGHGADWQWQITTGATWSNLPSPSGMMDAGTVIPTLKAIDLRVGATQEMVLAAGEQEAVVISPGGSVQASIELPASPTHALITEDFSNDGLTDIILVTSTGVYGFVQTRQPGALFFSTLVGCLILVMGVIFVTQHLNSIKGKPRPSATR comes from the exons ATGAGGAAGCGAGATTTAGCGATTCTTATGCTCTCAGCCTTCgctatttttttctcccttcaG CACGAGGGCGATTTCTCGTTTAGGGAGGCGTGGATGCATTTAACTGACGAGTACCCAATCAAGTATGAGGGAGATCGTCTCCCGCCACCTGTCGTCGCTGATCTTAATGGTGATGGAAAGAAGGAGGTTCTTGTTGCAACCCACGATGCTAAAATTTTG GTTTTGGAACCCCACAGTAGGCGAGTGGATGAGGGATTTAGTCATGCACGAGTGCTGACAGAGGCTTCTTTGTTGCCTGCTAAAGTACGCATTTCATCCGGTAGACGTCCTGTAGCCATGGCTACTGGAGTTATTGATCGCCATCCCAGACAGGGGCAACCAGTGACTCAAGTTCTTGTTGTTGTTACATCCGGTTGGTCTGTGCTGTGTTTTGATCACAATCTCAATAAGTTATGGGAAGCAAATCTGCAG GAGGATTTTCCACATAATGCTCACCACAGAGAGATAGCTATCTCTATAACCAATTATACACTAAAGCATGGTGATTCAGGATTGATAATCGTTGGTGGGAGAATGGAAATGCAATCACAT ATTTTTATGGATCCGTTTGAAGAAATTGGAATTGCGGAAAAGAATGCTGAGCAGCATAGAAGAAGTGCTACTGAAAAGGAG GCTTCTGAAAACTCGGGATCAATAGATTTACGCCATTTTGCATTTTATGCATTTGCTGGTCGATCTGGTCTGCCGCGATGGAGCAGGAAGAATGAG AACATTGAGGCACATTCTTCAGATGCATCTCAGTTAATTCCACAACATAATTACAAGCTTGATGTTCATTCTCTGAATGCCCGACATCCTGGGGAG TTTGAGTGCAGAGAATTTAGAGAGTCAATCCTCGGTGTTATGCCACATCACTGG GATAGGAGAGAAGACACTGTTCTAGAGTTGGCGCACTTCAGGCGCCATAAAAGGAAAGCACTGAAGAAAACATCTGGAAAATCAGTTAATTATCCTTTTCATAAGCCTGAGGAAAACCATCCTCCAGGGAAGGACTCAAGTAAAAGGATCCCCAAAATTATTGGTACTGCTGCAAACATTGCCGGTTCGGCAAAAACTAAGAAG CCTCTTCCATATGTTCCAACCATAACAAACTATACCAAGCTTTGGTGGCTTCCTAATGTTGTTGTGGCTCATCAAAAAGAAGGGATAGAAGCTCTGCATTTAGCATCTGGCCGTACTATTTGCAAG CTACATCTTCAAGAAGGTGGTCTTCATGCTGATATTAACGGAGATGGAGTCCTTGATCATGTTCAG GCTGTTGGAGGAAATGGTGCTGAGCGCACTGTGGTTAGTGGATCAATGGAAGTTATTCAACCTTGTTGGGCTGTTGCAACCTCTGGGGTACCTGTACGAGAACAACTCTTTAATGCTTCCATATGCCATTTTTCCCCTTTCAACTACTTTCAACATGGAGAACTTTCAAGATTTGGCCGTACTCCAGACATGGCATCTTTAGAGGTTGCGACTCCTATTCTTATCTCAAGAAAAGATGGTCACAGGCATCGCAAGGGAAGCCATGGGGATGTTGTTTTCTTGACTAATCGGGGAGAG GTAACATCATATTCACCCGGATTGCATGGTCATGGTGCCGATTGGCAGTGGCAGATCACAACAGGTGCTACTTGGTCAAATCTTCCATCACCATCAGGAATGATGGATGCTGGTACCGTGATTCCAACACTCAAGGCTATCGACTTGCGAGTGGGTGCCACCCAAGAAATGGTCCTTGCTGCAGGAGAACAAGAAGCTGTAGTAATATCTCCAGGAGGAAGTGTTCAAGCATCAATTGAACTTCCTGCCTCACCAACACATGCCCTCATCACCGAGGATTTCTCAAACGATGGTCTTACAGACATTATCCTTGTGACCTCTACCGGTGTGTATGGCTTTGTCCAGACAAGGCAACCAGGGGCTCTCTTTTTCAGCACGCTTGTTGGTTGCCTCATACTTGTAATGGGAGTCATATTTGTTACACAACACTTGAATTCTATAAAGGGAAAGCCAAGGCCATCAGCCACTCGGTAA
- the LOC101223217 gene encoding uncharacterized protein LOC101223217 isoform X1 gives MRKRDLAILMLSAFAIFFSLQHEGDFSFREAWMHLTDEYPIKYEGDRLPPPVVADLNGDGKKEVLVATHDAKILVLEPHSRRVDEGFSHARVLTEASLLPAKVRISSGRRPVAMATGVIDRHPRQGQPVTQVLVVVTSGWSVLCFDHNLNKLWEANLQEDFPHNAHHREIAISITNYTLKHGDSGLIIVGGRMEMQSHIFMDPFEEIGIAEKNAEQHRRSATEKEASENSGSIDLRHFAFYAFAGRSGLPRWSRKNEVNIEAHSSDASQLIPQHNYKLDVHSLNARHPGEFECREFRESILGVMPHHWDRREDTVLELAHFRRHKRKALKKTSGKSVNYPFHKPEENHPPGKDSSKRIPKIIGTAANIAGSAKTKKPLPYVPTITNYTKLWWLPNVVVAHQKEGIEALHLASGRTICKLHLQEGGLHADINGDGVLDHVQAVGGNGAERTVVSGSMEVIQPCWAVATSGVPVREQLFNASICHFSPFNYFQHGELSRFGRTPDMASLEVATPILISRKDGHRHRKGSHGDVVFLTNRGEVTSYSPGLHGHGADWQWQITTGATWSNLPSPSGMMDAGTVIPTLKAIDLRVGATQEMVLAAGEQEAVVISPGGSVQASIELPASPTHALITEDFSNDGLTDIILVTSTGVYGFVQTRQPGALFFSTLVGCLILVMGVIFVTQHLNSIKGKPRPSATR, from the exons ATGAGGAAGCGAGATTTAGCGATTCTTATGCTCTCAGCCTTCgctatttttttctcccttcaG CACGAGGGCGATTTCTCGTTTAGGGAGGCGTGGATGCATTTAACTGACGAGTACCCAATCAAGTATGAGGGAGATCGTCTCCCGCCACCTGTCGTCGCTGATCTTAATGGTGATGGAAAGAAGGAGGTTCTTGTTGCAACCCACGATGCTAAAATTTTG GTTTTGGAACCCCACAGTAGGCGAGTGGATGAGGGATTTAGTCATGCACGAGTGCTGACAGAGGCTTCTTTGTTGCCTGCTAAAGTACGCATTTCATCCGGTAGACGTCCTGTAGCCATGGCTACTGGAGTTATTGATCGCCATCCCAGACAGGGGCAACCAGTGACTCAAGTTCTTGTTGTTGTTACATCCGGTTGGTCTGTGCTGTGTTTTGATCACAATCTCAATAAGTTATGGGAAGCAAATCTGCAG GAGGATTTTCCACATAATGCTCACCACAGAGAGATAGCTATCTCTATAACCAATTATACACTAAAGCATGGTGATTCAGGATTGATAATCGTTGGTGGGAGAATGGAAATGCAATCACAT ATTTTTATGGATCCGTTTGAAGAAATTGGAATTGCGGAAAAGAATGCTGAGCAGCATAGAAGAAGTGCTACTGAAAAGGAG GCTTCTGAAAACTCGGGATCAATAGATTTACGCCATTTTGCATTTTATGCATTTGCTGGTCGATCTGGTCTGCCGCGATGGAGCAGGAAGAATGAGGTG AACATTGAGGCACATTCTTCAGATGCATCTCAGTTAATTCCACAACATAATTACAAGCTTGATGTTCATTCTCTGAATGCCCGACATCCTGGGGAG TTTGAGTGCAGAGAATTTAGAGAGTCAATCCTCGGTGTTATGCCACATCACTGG GATAGGAGAGAAGACACTGTTCTAGAGTTGGCGCACTTCAGGCGCCATAAAAGGAAAGCACTGAAGAAAACATCTGGAAAATCAGTTAATTATCCTTTTCATAAGCCTGAGGAAAACCATCCTCCAGGGAAGGACTCAAGTAAAAGGATCCCCAAAATTATTGGTACTGCTGCAAACATTGCCGGTTCGGCAAAAACTAAGAAG CCTCTTCCATATGTTCCAACCATAACAAACTATACCAAGCTTTGGTGGCTTCCTAATGTTGTTGTGGCTCATCAAAAAGAAGGGATAGAAGCTCTGCATTTAGCATCTGGCCGTACTATTTGCAAG CTACATCTTCAAGAAGGTGGTCTTCATGCTGATATTAACGGAGATGGAGTCCTTGATCATGTTCAG GCTGTTGGAGGAAATGGTGCTGAGCGCACTGTGGTTAGTGGATCAATGGAAGTTATTCAACCTTGTTGGGCTGTTGCAACCTCTGGGGTACCTGTACGAGAACAACTCTTTAATGCTTCCATATGCCATTTTTCCCCTTTCAACTACTTTCAACATGGAGAACTTTCAAGATTTGGCCGTACTCCAGACATGGCATCTTTAGAGGTTGCGACTCCTATTCTTATCTCAAGAAAAGATGGTCACAGGCATCGCAAGGGAAGCCATGGGGATGTTGTTTTCTTGACTAATCGGGGAGAG GTAACATCATATTCACCCGGATTGCATGGTCATGGTGCCGATTGGCAGTGGCAGATCACAACAGGTGCTACTTGGTCAAATCTTCCATCACCATCAGGAATGATGGATGCTGGTACCGTGATTCCAACACTCAAGGCTATCGACTTGCGAGTGGGTGCCACCCAAGAAATGGTCCTTGCTGCAGGAGAACAAGAAGCTGTAGTAATATCTCCAGGAGGAAGTGTTCAAGCATCAATTGAACTTCCTGCCTCACCAACACATGCCCTCATCACCGAGGATTTCTCAAACGATGGTCTTACAGACATTATCCTTGTGACCTCTACCGGTGTGTATGGCTTTGTCCAGACAAGGCAACCAGGGGCTCTCTTTTTCAGCACGCTTGTTGGTTGCCTCATACTTGTAATGGGAGTCATATTTGTTACACAACACTTGAATTCTATAAAGGGAAAGCCAAGGCCATCAGCCACTCGGTAA